One Oncorhynchus mykiss isolate Arlee chromosome 9, USDA_OmykA_1.1, whole genome shotgun sequence genomic window, gagacagggaatttttactaagtttaaatgtatttggcaaaggtgtctgtaaacttccaatttcaactgtacATTACATTTAACTCATCTTTAATATATCAACTATTAGAAAAAGAAAACCATACAGTAAGACCATTAAACATCAGGTATGATAAAACATGAACAATTGTAATATGTAGAGGGAACAATGTACTAATTCACTGATGGGTGGGGAGGTGGGGTTAAATTTGAAACAATCTGACTGCTGAAACACTGATCGACCATTACAAATTAGGCCAAAAGAGACAGACGGCACAATGTAGCTCAATACTCCCCAATACAAAATTCAACCACAGGCTTCATTTAGAAAATAATTATGACAGGATTGTTTCAGGGGCAACATGGTGTAAGGCCTACTGCCGTTTGCTGGTGTGTGGTAGCAGTGTTTTCTGATATCACAAGCATGGAATCACGGAGAAATTGTCAGTGTGTTTCGCCTCTTGGAGTCCCGTCGTGGGAATGGCACAAAGCTCTTCACCTCTTTGAAGGATAACCCTAGGAGAAGGGCAGGCAATGGAAAGGCAATGAAAGGGTTGAAGGGTAGACAATGAAATACAATACATTGCAACAGATTTATGTGGGTAAACACCTAAAGTAGCTTTATAATTGTGACACTGACAGATCACAGACACAAAAAACGGAAAgtgattaaaaaaatgttttttacttcaaattaaacattaaaatactttGCACTTACGCCTCCAATCCTCCAGAGGCAGTGTGGCATTGTCGTGACTGTCATCATATGGCTGTGGCTCAGGGCAGTCCTCTGGATCTCTCAAGCCATCAAAATACGGGTGTGTCAGAGCACTCTCAGCAGTAAGCCGAGTCTCACCATCTAAAACCAGCATCTTCTCAAGAAGGTCAATCGCTGGGAGAGCAGTTAAATAGAGAATGAAAACCAGAAATATGCCACAAGTTGGCGAACTTATTGGCCACACAGAGATGTAAATAAAAATGCATACGCATTCATCAATTGTCAGTTAAACAAATGTCAACTTTTCCATACAAGTTGAATCCTTACAAAGCTGGACATATTGCGCAATCATATCAGTTTGCATCATCTTTCAACAGATGACTCCCATCGGAAAACCATTCTCAAGCTGCAATTTTCCCACAATATCTCTGTGTGGGCCTATATATAGCAATCAAACTAATGTATAAGGCCACTAAATGTATTACACATTTagagtaccagtaaaaagtttggacacacctattcaatAAAGGGTCTTTCTTAatttttttcttctattttctacagggtggctactttgaagaatcaaatacatatttatttaacacttttttggttactacatgattccatatgtgttatttaatagttttgatgtcttcactattattctacaatgtagaaaatggtaacaataaagaaaaacccttaaatgagtaagTGTGTCAAATTTAAACTGGTACTGTACAAATTGTACATTTAAGTCTGAATCACAGCATTTCTAATGTGTAACAATAACTAACGTATGTGCTTAGCATCATCAAATCAATAGCATTTTAACTCACCCTGTGCACTTGCTCTGGGGAACAACTTAGAGAAGTCTTTTCTGGGAAAGTGAGGGAGGGACCGCACATAGCTTTTTGCCTATCAGAAGACAGGAAGAGATAAGAAAATAATTAGTTCAAGGACCCTGACTGAGGAGTTTATTGTTCATACTCCAATTCAAAAGACAGGCACTTTCCAATTCAAAAGAAGGGAATTATGCACAATTGTCAAAATATACAGTTCAAAATATCAAGTGTACGATCAGTGATATCCAGGTGCCAACTCTACCTCCTGACTGTCCAGTTTCTGAATGAAGTCAGGACCGGGTACACCAGTTACTTTCATGATCTGAGTCAGCTGATCCATGTCTGGGAGTCAAGGGTTAAAGTCAAGGTCACTCAAGCCCAACACATTCATGTTCATATCGGTAGTGTCTCCAAACAATTTCAACAAAAGCCATGTCATAGATGACCCTTTTCCCATAACTGTACTGCACATGCCATAGCAAACTCTTCTTATTATTTGTTTTCATGCCTGTACtgcctgtactgtactctactgggcGATAGAAGTGTCGGCTATGCTACAGCGCACACAGTATGGGACGACACTAATCATAGATGGGTTTGTCATCCTTTCATTCGCCGTCCTTGATAAATAGCTGGCTTGGGTCAGGTAACAGACTGTGGTACAGACACGATAcggatttgaaaaaaaaaaacaagtagaATAGTAACAGGATACAGTCTTTCCCTTTGAAAAGCGTCTTCCCATTGATCATCTCTCCCATGATACAGCCCACAGACCAGATGTCCACTAAAATGGAGGAACAGACATAATCAATTAAATAGTGGCATCgaaaacaaattcacaacaaaGCCACACCTTGCTGTTTGCTCAAGGGACTGCAATCTCAAAGCAACCCTGTGTAAAGGATTGAGTGTGGTAGTATTATGAGACAACTTGACTCCAGGGCCAGGCAGCTTGGACTAACCAATAACAATGATAACACAGCACTGATTGTCAACAACTATCATGCACAATGTGGCAAATATTGTAAAAGGGCGCATACAGAACCTTATATTACACAGAGGCTTTTTACCTCAATAGTTACTGTGTTAAGACTACTGTAATTACACTCTACTAAGTAACAAAGTACACTGTTGTGTATAAACACACTAAGGCAAGAAAATCCATTGTAAATGTCAAGTGTTAcccaaatcaaaacatattgCACAAATGAAATGAAAGTAGACGGTCAGCTCTGTAATGTTTGAGGCTGTACGTAGCACAATGTCAGCGCCgtaacataaccaaaagtatgtgggcaccaacttgtcgaacatctcattcagaaatcatgggcattaatatggagttggtcccccctttgctgctaaaatagcctccactcttctgggaaggaacattgctgcgaggacttgcttctattcagccacaagagcattagtgaggtcgggcgattagacctggctcgcagtcggtgttccaattcatcccaaaggtgttcgatggggttgaggtcagtgcaggccagtcaagtccttccacactgatctcgacaaaccatttctatatgaaCCTCActtgcacgggggcattgtcatgctgaaacaggaaagggccttccccaaactgttgccacaaagtcggaagcacagaattgtccagaatgtcattgtatgctgtggcattaagatttcccttcactggaactaagggaccaaGCCCGAACTGTGAAAAACAGCCAAAACCATTATTCCTActccaccaaaccttacagttggcTCTATGTATAGTGGCAggcagcattctcctggcatccgccaaaagcAGATTTGTCCGtcaaactgccagatggtgaagattaatctctccagagaacgcgtttccactgcttttaagcactccagccaacgcttggcattgcgcatggtgatcttaggcttgtgtgcggatgctcggccatggaaaccaatttcatgaatctcccgacaaacagttattacgctgccgttgcttccagaggcagtttggatctcagtagtgagtgttgcaaccaaggacagacaatttttacacgcttcagcactaggcagtcccgttctgtgagcttgtgtagcctaccactttgcggctgagctgttgttgctcctagacgtttccatttcacaataacagcacttacagttgactggggcagctttagcagggcagaaatttgacgaactgacttgttggaaaagaggcatcctatgacggtgccacgttgaaagtcactgaggtcttcagtaaggccattctactgccaatgtttgtctatggagattgcatggctgtgtgctagattttacacacctgtcagcaatgggtgtggctgaaatagctgaatccactaatttgaaggggtgtcaacaTACCTTTGCATATAGTGTATCAGGCTGCATGTAAAACATTCTGGCGGCTCTGTAATGTTTCACGCTCTACATAAGTCTGTCAGCTCTGTAGCGTTTCAGGTTATTACGAAGCTGAGCATAGGCCTTCGGGATGGATGTGGCCGAGAGTGAAAGTTTTTAATAGATATGATTGTCTTGCCAGTCTGGGTGTAGTGCATCCAGTTTAGAATGACCTCTGGTGCCCGGTACCAGCGGGTCACAACATAGCCCGTCATCTCCGCCTCGGCATGGCGAGCAAGACCAAAGTCCAGGATCTGCAAAGCATAATTTTACACATTATCTTAGGAATCTTCCCCAATAGAATTATTTCTCTAATGAACTTGTATTCATGTCACAAACCTTTAATTCACAGTCTTGATTGACAGCCAAGTTACCAGGCTTCAGGTCCTGCAAAATAAAAATTTGACAAACGAAAAACATTGAGGGTGGCCCTTGCGTGCCTGAGATTAAGACATTAAGGGCAGACACAATACATAGATGTTGATTGCATATCCATATCCACTGTGGGCCTGCCCTATTTCTCTTATCGTTTATACCCAAACAAATGCTTCCATTCACCATTAATTCCAAATGAATACGCACATTAGTACATACATGGGTGTGTCTTTACAATTCTAGACATGCATGGAGACAGAGGCATATCAGAAAGAAGGCCTTCTCATCCTACATGTTAGGACAGGGTTAGCCATAATGACTCAATGTCTATGATTCTTTAAAATACAGAGTGGCTGCGGATCCGACTTTTCCCAGACCTTTTTTCCCCCTGTACTAAACCTCCCGTATCTTCTGCACATGTACGGATAACGTTccatttgatctcaatcagtttcatggggatatGCATGTAGATCTTGAGTTATACAGTGTTGTTTCAAAGTAGCCTTCAGTGTTGTTTTGAATGATGTACAGTGGCCGAATCGTAGAGCAGATGGTGTTAAACTATACCATAACCTACCTGTGTATTTTGCCTAGTGGCGCACACTGAGTTTTGGCTATATGAGAGAAAAATGCGGTGGTGTTTTTGTCTTACAGGGATTTGATTTTTtaagatccccattagccgacagctagtcttactggggtcagacaaaacaaaaaacacataacagacaaaatacttttttccatacatttaaaaacattaaacatggcctcccgagtggcacagcggtctaaggcactgcatcgcagtgctagaggcgtcactacatatCCGGGTTCAATCTttgggctgtgtcgcagccattTCGCTCGAGCGACTCCTGGTGGCGGCCAGGAGCACGCATGCCAACTTCATTCGCCAGCTGAACAGTGTTTACTCCGACACATCGGTGCGGCTGgattccgggttaagtgagcagtgtgtcaagaagcagtgcggcttgacgGGGGTCGCATTTCTGAGGACGCGTTTCGGAGGACgcttggctctcgaccttcgcctctcccgagtccgtacgggtgttgcagcgatgggacaagatcgtaactaccaattggataaaGGAGTATAAAGTACAAAAATAATGGTCACATGGGAGATATACTATGCAATTACAGCTGGTTCTGTTATGTAGAATACTATTATTATGCGATCTtgcagacattgattcagctttgttCTAACTTCATGAAACGAGCACCATTTGCCAGATTAGCTTGTTCTCTACGAGTAGAGCAGAGACTGTGcatgaagtagataataaacacatTCGCCGGATC contains:
- the mapk13 gene encoding mitogen-activated protein kinase 13 → MESQTQYTREEINSTIWEVPEKYTRLKQIGTGAYGSVCSVINVKTTEKVAIKKLHRPFQSEIFAKRAYRELRLLKHMKHENVIGLLDVFTPAAGLDEFTDFYLVMPYMFTDLSKVKGLLTEDRVQFLVYQMLCGLRYIHKAGIIHRDLKPGNLAVNQDCELKILDFGLARHAEAEMTGYVVTRWYRAPEVILNWMHYTQTVDIWSVGCIMGEMINGKTLFKGKDYMDQLTQIMKVTGVPGPDFIQKLDSQEAKSYVRSLPHFPRKDFSKLFPRASAQAIDLLEKMLVLDGETRLTAESALTHPYFDGLRDPEDCPEPQPYDDSHDNATLPLEDWRRLSFKEVKSFVPFPRRDSKRRNTLTISP